The following coding sequences lie in one Epinephelus moara isolate mb chromosome 17, YSFRI_EMoa_1.0, whole genome shotgun sequence genomic window:
- the LOC126404534 gene encoding uncharacterized protein LOC126404534 isoform X1, translated as MKAAESTWTMNSTILWFVLLFCGLTLAQDDVKTTEIEKPGKAASCHPDMCDLLIEFGAMTEKLRAVEARLRDSETRLKDSETRLQNSETRLKDNETRLTASETRLQNSETRLKDNENQIRELKNKERTKVIFSAATGGGDRIIGPFNTDTTLIYRTVITNIGNAYSPYTGIFTAPVAGVYYFTIFYHANGHRPGMLLLYKNNQVMVMTDDHQCGYDTADNGGNAAFLQLQSGDQVYVLMRANTHVYGSDVHTTFSGSLVTQM; from the exons ATGAAAGCTGCTGAATCAACTTGGACGATGAATTCCACcattttgtggtttgttttgttgttttgtggctTGACTTTGGCCCAGGATGATGTTAAAACTACTGAAATAGAAAAACCTGGTAAAGCAGCATCATGTCATCCTGACATGTGTGATCTCTTGATAGAGTTTGGTGCTATGACAGAAAAACTCAGAGCTGTAGAAGCTAGGCTGAGGGACAGCGAAACCAGGCTGAAAGACAGCGAAACCAGGCTGCAGAACAGCGAAACCAGGTTGAAGGACAACGAAACCAGATTGACAGCCAGTGAAACCAGGCTGCAGAACAGCGAAACCAGGTTGAAGGACAACGAAAACCAAATTCGGGAACTGAAAAACAAAG aaagAACCAAGGTGATATTCAGTGCagcaacaggaggaggagacagaatCATTGGACCCTTCAACACAGACACAACTTTAATCTACAGAACAGTGATAACAAACATTGGTAATGCCTACAGTCCATACACAG GTATCTTCACTGCACCTGTTGCAGgtgtttattattttaccaTCTTCTATCATGCTAATGGACACCGTCCGGGGATGCTGTTACTGTACAAGAACAATCAAGTGATGGTCATGACAGACGATCACCAGTGTGGCTACGACACAGCTGATAATGGTGGAAACGCAGCGTTCCTGCAGCTGCAGTCAGGAGACCAGGTGTACGTGCTCATGCGCGCAAATACACATGTTTATGGGTCCGACGTCCATACAACTTTTAGTGGCTCTTTGGTCACTCAGATGTGA
- the LOC126404544 gene encoding complement C1q-like protein 2 translates to MCEKVIEKVADLETRLKNSENQIAELKKKGRTQVIFSAEAGPRGDIGPYNTETTFIYQRVITNIGNAYSGATGIFSAPVAGVYYFTIFHHARGKPGTELYLYKNSEPMIVTQNPSAVHEMAHNGGNAVFLQLNQGDRVYVRMSANTHVWGSNYHTTFSGFLVSQM, encoded by the exons ATGTGTGAGAAAGTGATAGAAAAAGTGGCAGATCTGGAAACCAGGCTGAAGAACAGTGAAAACCAGATTGCAGAGCTGAAGAAAAAAG GGAGAACACAGGTGATATTCAGTGCTGAGGCTGGGCCAAGAGGAGACATTGGACCTTATAACACAGAGACAACTTTCATCTACCAAAGGGTGATTACAAATATCGGAAATGCCTACAGTGGAGCCACAG GTATCTTCTCTGCACCAGTTGCAGGTGTTTATTACTTTACCATCTTCCATCACGCTAGAGGAAAGCCTGGGACAGAACTGTATCTCTACAAGAACAGCGAGCCCATGATCGTCACACAGAATCCTTCAGCAGTCCATGAAATGGCTCATAATGGAGGAAACGCGGTGTTCCTGCAGCTGAATCAAGGGGACAGAGTGTATGTGCGCATGAGTGCAAACACGCATGTTTGGGGATCCAACTACCACACAACTTTCAGTGGTTTTTTGGTCAGTCAAATGTGA
- the LOC126404538 gene encoding cerebellin-2-like isoform X1, whose product MNFAILLFVLLSSSLILAQDDGNAITEKPDETRSCQPDMCDLLMAFGAMKEKIAVMETRLEDSETRLKNSETRLKDSETRLRDSESQLLELRNKERTKVIFSAATGGGDKHIGPFNTDKTLIYRTVITNIGDAYSPHTGIFVAPVAGVYYFTIFYHAGGHEQAVLLLCKNNQLMILTSDHRTEGDTADNGGNAAILQLQPGDQVYVLLAANSHVWGTNYQTTFSGFLVTQM is encoded by the exons ATGAATTTCgccattttattgtttgttttgctgtccaGCAGCTTGATTTTGGCCCAGGATGATGGTAACGCCATCACAGAAAAACCTGATGAAACACGATCATGTCAACCTGACATGTGTGATCTCCTGATGGCATTTGGTGCCATGAAAGAAAAGATTGCAGTTATGGAAACCAGGCTGGAGGACAGCGAAACCAGGCTGAAGAACAGTGAAACCAGGCTGAAAGACAGTGAAACCAGGCTGAGGGACAGTGAAAGCCAGCTTCTGGAACTGAGAAACAAAG aAAGAACCAAGGTGATATTCAGTGCagcaacaggaggaggagataaACACATTGGACCGttcaacacagacaaaactttAATCTATAGAACAGTGATAACAAACATCGGTGATGCCTACAGTCCACACACAG GTATCTTTGTTGCCCCTGTTGCAGGCGTTTATTACTTTACCATCTTTTATCATGCTGGAGGACATGAACAGGCAGTGTTGCTGCTCTGCAAGAACAATCAACTCATGATTTTGACCAGTGATCACCGAACAGAAGGTGACACAGCTGATAATGGAGGAAACGCAGCGatcctgcagctgcagccagGAGACCAGGTGTATGTGCTCTTGGCTGCAAACTCACATGTTTGGGGAACCAACTACCAGACAACCTTCAGTGGATTCTTGGTCACTCAAATGTGA
- the LOC126404534 gene encoding complement C1q-like protein 3 isoform X2 has protein sequence MTEKLRAVEARLRDSETRLKDSETRLQNSETRLKDNETRLTASETRLQNSETRLKDNENQIRELKNKERTKVIFSAATGGGDRIIGPFNTDTTLIYRTVITNIGNAYSPYTGIFTAPVAGVYYFTIFYHANGHRPGMLLLYKNNQVMVMTDDHQCGYDTADNGGNAAFLQLQSGDQVYVLMRANTHVYGSDVHTTFSGSLVTQM, from the exons ATGACAGAAAAACTCAGAGCTGTAGAAGCTAGGCTGAGGGACAGCGAAACCAGGCTGAAAGACAGCGAAACCAGGCTGCAGAACAGCGAAACCAGGTTGAAGGACAACGAAACCAGATTGACAGCCAGTGAAACCAGGCTGCAGAACAGCGAAACCAGGTTGAAGGACAACGAAAACCAAATTCGGGAACTGAAAAACAAAG aaagAACCAAGGTGATATTCAGTGCagcaacaggaggaggagacagaatCATTGGACCCTTCAACACAGACACAACTTTAATCTACAGAACAGTGATAACAAACATTGGTAATGCCTACAGTCCATACACAG GTATCTTCACTGCACCTGTTGCAGgtgtttattattttaccaTCTTCTATCATGCTAATGGACACCGTCCGGGGATGCTGTTACTGTACAAGAACAATCAAGTGATGGTCATGACAGACGATCACCAGTGTGGCTACGACACAGCTGATAATGGTGGAAACGCAGCGTTCCTGCAGCTGCAGTCAGGAGACCAGGTGTACGTGCTCATGCGCGCAAATACACATGTTTATGGGTCCGACGTCCATACAACTTTTAGTGGCTCTTTGGTCACTCAGATGTGA
- the LOC126404543 gene encoding complement C1q-like protein 2, whose product MNFTVLLFVSLFCGLILATEDSANTETEQTIESCFPDMCNLLKEFGALREKLGAVETRLKDSETQIQELKSKEKTVVVFSAATGGENTAIGPFDKDTTLVFRTVITNIGNGYNQFTGIFAAPVKGVYYFTFYHHAGGSHIVSLNLIKNNNPVVQTFDHRSSGDTADNGGNAVFLQLQQGDQVYVRLDTNTHVWGNDLVTTFSGFLVNQD is encoded by the exons ATGAATTTTACCGTCTTATTGTTCGTGTCACTGTTCTGCGGCCTGATTTTGGCCACGGAGGACAGTGCTAATACTGAAACAGAACAAACAATTGAATCATGCTTTCCTGACATGTGTAATCTCCTGAAAGAGTTCGGTGCCTTAAGAGAAAAACTTGGAGCTGTGGAAACCAGGCTGAAGGACAGTGAAACCCAGATTCAAGAACTTAAGAGCAAAG AGAAGACCGTGGTGGTATTCAGTGCAGCAACAGGAGGAGAAAATACAGCCATCGGACCCTTCGACAAAGACACAACTTTAGTCTTCAGAACAGTGATAACAAACATCGGCAATGGCTACAATCAGTTTACTG GGATCTTCGCTGCACCTGTTAAAGGCGTTTACTACTTCACCTTCTATCATCATGCTGGAGGATCACACATAGTGAGCCTAAACCTCATAAAGAACAACAACCCTGTTGTGCAGACCTTTGACCACCGCTCATCGGGCGACACTGCTGATAACGGAGGCAACGCAGTgttcctgcagctgcagcaaggGGACCAGGTGTACGTGCGTTTAGACACAAACACGCATGTTTGGGGAAACGATCTCGTCACCACCTTCAGCGGTTTTTTGGTCAATCAGGATTGA
- the LOC126404538 gene encoding caprin-2-like isoform X2, translating into MNFAILLFVLLSSSLILAQDDGNAITEKPDETRSCQPDMCDLLMAFGAMKEKIAVMETRLEDSETRLKNSETRLKDSETRLRDSESQLLELRNKERTKVIFSAATGGGNYIGPFNTDKTLIYRRVITNIGDAYSPHTGIFVAPVAGVYYFTIFHHAGPHHGTMLFLYKNNQRMVMTQNHPAVHETAHNGGNAAFLQLQEGDQVYVRMIADTYVWGSDYHTTFSGFLVSQM; encoded by the exons ATGAATTTCgccattttattgtttgttttgctgtccaGCAGCTTGATTTTGGCCCAGGATGATGGTAACGCCATCACAGAAAAACCTGATGAAACACGATCATGTCAACCTGACATGTGTGATCTCCTGATGGCATTTGGTGCCATGAAAGAAAAGATTGCAGTTATGGAAACCAGGCTGGAGGACAGCGAAACCAGGCTGAAGAACAGTGAAACCAGGCTGAAAGACAGTGAAACCAGGCTGAGGGACAGTGAAAGCCAGCTTCTGGAACTGAGAAACAAAG aAAGAACCAAGGTGATATTCAGTGCAGCAACAGGAGGAGGAAATTACATTGGACCGtttaacacagacaaaactTTAATCTACAGAAGAGTGATAACAAACATCGGTGATGCCTACAGTCCACACACAG GTATTTTTGTTGCACCTGTTGCAGGTGTCTATTACTTTACTATCTTCCATCATGCTGGACCACACCATGGAACAATGCTGTTTCTCTACAAGAATAACCAGCGCATGGTCATGACACAGAATCATCCAGCAGTCCATGAAACGGCTCATAATGGAGGAAACGCAGCGTTTCTGCAGCTGCAGGAAGGGGACCAAGTGTATGTGCGCATGATTGCAGATACATATGTTTGGGGATCTGACTACCACACAACTTTCAGTGGTTTTTTGGTCAGTCAAATGTGA